The genomic interval GTCGTCGCAGTCACGATCCGTGCGACCGTGTCGGCCCATGGCACGGCTTGCTGCAGATGTGCCAATAATTCCCGATAGCCGATCGCGCGGAAGATCGGGGTCTCCGCACCATACTGCTCCAGTAATCGCGTGACTTCCGCCAACCAGCCGCACGCGAGTTGTTGCGCGACCCGCGCGGCAATCCGTTCGCGCAGTTCGGCGCGCGGACACATCAACCCAATCCACGTGGCCGGATAGCGCGGCTGCGCACCGCGATGGACACGATGAAACGCGGTGATTGATTGGCCAGTGAGATGAAACACTTCCAACGCGCGGATGATCCGACTGGAATGTCCGGGATGGATCTGCAACGCGGTCTCAGGATCACAGCGGGTCAGTTCCGCGTGGAGCGTGTTCACGCCTTCGTCATGACAGCGCATTTCGAGATTCTTGCGCAGCGTTGCGTCCCGAGGCGGCGCGTCACACAGTCCGCTGACCAATCCTTTCAGATACAACCCCGTGCCGCCAACGACGATCGGAACTCGACCGCGCGCCCGAATTGCCGCAATCGCTTGATCCGCCAATAAGACGTACCGATAGGCATCGCACGCCTCGTTCGGCGCCAACACATCGATGAGATGATGCGGAATAGCGCGGCGCTTCGCTAATGGCAATTTCGCGGTCCCGATATCGCACTCGCGATACACCTGTTGCGAATCGGCGCTGACGATTTCCCCGCCGATCCGTTCCGCCAACGCCACCGCCAGCGCCGATTTCCCTACGCCCGTCGGACCAGTCAGGATCAGAAGTTTGGAATCGTCTGGAGACATCGCGCGTGCTGGCTTACCGCCGTTGAAACCACTTCTCAATATCCGCCTGAGGAATGCGCACCCACGTTGGGCGGCCGTGCGGACAGCGATCCTTCGATGCCCCGTCCGTGAGTTGCTGCAGCAGTCCGAGTGCCTTCAGCTCCCCGACCGGATCGCCGGCACGGAGTTGGCGATGGCAGGCCATCGTGGCGAAGAGATGGTCCAGACGCTCGTCGAGCGCCCCGCTGTGGCCGAACGCGCAGAGATCGGCAGCGATCGCGCGCAGTAGCGCAGTGCAGTCGCCCCCGAGCAACAGCGTCGGAATTGCCTGCAGCGCCACACTGGTCCCGCCGAACGTAGTCACGTCGAGGCCCGCGCGCTGCAACAACGTCGTCGCGTCTTCCAACGCAGCCATCTCCGCTGGTGCCAGATCGATGATCAATGGTTGCAGCAACGGTTGGCTCTCGATCGCTCCGCGCTCATAACTCGCACGCAATTGTTCATAGCCGACCCGCTCGTGAGCTGCATGCTGATCCACAATCAACAACGCCCCGTCGGGGCACTCAAAGAGGAGATACGTTTGGGCAAGTTGCCCGAGCGAACGAAAGATCTCCTCGTTCCGTGAACGCTGCGGTTCCTCATGCGCACGATACAACGAAAGTGCCTCGTGGACGGCGATAGGGCTGGGCGGCGGCCGGACCGAATATGCCGACGCGGTAGGCGAATCGACCCGCGACGCAAGCGGCGGTAGTGTCGCACTCTCTCGCAGGTCGCGAAAGGCATTCGTCTCGCTCAACACCCGCCGCAGTGCTTGATACAAAAAATCGTGCACCGCGTTCGGATTCACGAAGCGCACTTCAGCCTTCGCCGGATGGACGTTCACATCCACCAGTTCCGGTGGCACGGCGAGGCACAACACTGCAAACGGTTGATCGGTCGGTGCAATGTAGGTGCGATACGCCTGTTGGACAGCGTGGGTCAGCACACGATCGCGCACGGCACGTCCGTTGACATAGAGATAAAGCTGCGCGCTGCCGGGCTTCGCGAGCACCGGATCGCCACAGCAACCCGTCAATTGAATGATCCCTTCGGCGGATACCGGCCGCAGCTGCGTCGCGATAGTTCCACCGAAAATTTCCGCGATACGTTGCTGTAAGTCGCCGCGTTGGTGACAGCGGAGTAACGTCCGATCGCCATGCACTAACGTAAAGCGGCATTGCGGAACGGCCAATGCCAAGCGCGTCAGGACCTCTTGGATATACCCCAACTCCGTCCGCTCGCTTTTGAGAAATTTCTGCCGTGCCGGGACACGCCCGAACAATGACTCGACGCGGACGGATGTCCCTTCCGGTGCCCCGACGGCCTCGATGAGGATCTCCGGAATACGCACTTGGACCCGCACGCCATCGGCGGCGTGGCCGCGCAACCGCGTGGTCATCGTGAAATCAGAGACAGCAGCGATGCTCGGCAATGCCTCGCCGCGAAAGCCTAACGTCCGAATGGCCGCTAAATCCTCCGCCGTGCGGAGCTTGCTCGTGGCATGGCGTTCAATCGCCAGCGCCGCGTCGTCGCGCGACATCCCGATCCCATCGTCACGCACCTCGATCAGCCGTTTCCCGCCCTCTTCCAGTCGCACGTCGATCGTCGTCGCCTCGGCATCGAGCGCGTTTTCGACCAACTCTTTGACGATCGACGCCGGCCGCTCGACCACCTCGCCGGCGGCGATCAGATTCGCAATGTCAGGTGGTAAGATCTGAATCGCCATATTAACTTCGTCCGTTCTGTTGCGGCGTGCTGCCTGGACCCGTCATCGCGCGTCGTTGCATATACGCCGCCGCAGCCGGCGAAACTTCGAGCGGCGCTCCCGTGCCAGCCCGCAGTTCCGTCAGGAATGCGTCGCATCGTTCAAACGACTCCAGATGAATCTTGTGGCGGGCATACTCCGTCGTCAGCCACAGTGCCAAGACCTGCTGTCCGGCGCGTCCGATCGTGATGAGATCCAGTTCGATCCGCCGTACCATGGCCAACGGGATCACGATCGTCCGGAAGAGACGGTACGTTAGCATCCCTTGATCAATGGTCAGGCCCGCCGTTCGTCCGGCGTAGCCAAAGAGCAGACCGAGCCCCATCGTGAAGGTTGTGCTGAGGGTCACGACGATCCACGAATCCGGCCGATGCGCTGTCGTAAAAAAAACCAATGGGCCGAGCATCCCCAGGCCCACAAACAACCAACCGCACCCGCGCAACAGTCCCCCGAAGTTCGACGGATAGCGATTGGGCATAGCGTGTTTCTTGGCACAGAATCCGCGGCGCGGCAACCGGAGCCTCAGACATTGCATGAAAACTTGTCAACGCCCGTGCTGACGGGCATACAACGCCGCATGGGTTTGAACCATGCGTCACGCATTCTACTCTGCGTGCTCGGCGCCGGCCTGGTGGCGTGGCTCGACTTCATCACTGGTGCCGAAATTAATATCTCGATCTTCTACCTCCTCCCGATTGCGGTCGTCGCGTGGCACTATGGGCGCATCGCGGCGTTGGGCACTGCGGCCCTGGCCGCGTTGATTTGGCGCTATATGGAACACTTGAGCGGCCCGGAGTATTCTTCGACGGCGATTGCCGTATGGAACGTCGTGGTCCGGTTTTCGTATTTTAGTATTGCGGCGTTGGCACTCGATGTTGTGCATCGTCAAACGATTCTGCAGACTGCCCGTACGGTGCAGCGCGCCACCGAAGACCAGTTGCGGCTACTTGCAGGCCGTTTGCATCAGGGGCGAGAGGAAGAGCGCATCGCATTGGCGCGCGATGTTCACGACAACTTTGGGCAGGCGCTGACTGGACTCAAATTAGAGGTTGTCGCGTTGCAGCGCCACACTGCGACCGCCGATACAACACAACAGACAGCACTCGCTGCAAAATTCGCAGGCATCACCCAGACAATCGACGGCGCCATCAATGAAGTGCGCCGCATTGCCACCGGCTTACGTCCGCCCGTCCTCGACACGATGGGCTTGTACGCCGCAATCGAGTGGCAAGCGCGCGATTTTCAGGCCCGCACCGGAATCACTTGCGACTGTACGGTCCCGAAAGAAGAAGCGGCGCGGACGCCGCACGCAGGGATTGCCGTATTTCGTATCGTGCAAGAGATCTTGACGAACATTCAGCGTCACGCCAACGCCACCCGCGTCGTGCTGCTCGTGTATCACACGCCGGAACAGACCATCTTCGAGGTGCGGGACAATGGACGTGGCATTCGACTGCAAGAGAGTGAAAGTCTGCAGGCCATCGGGCTCTTGGGTATGCGCGAGCGCGCCCAAGGGATCGGCGGCCTGATCGCAATTGAAGGAATCCCGGAACACGGTACGACGGTCCGGCTGACGATCCCGTGGAAAGGAGCCGCTCATGACACGCATCCTGATCGTGGATGACCACGCCGTGGTTCGCCGCGGGATCCGACATCTCCTGGAAACAGCGCTAGCCGACGCCGTGATCGATGAAGCGGGCAGTGCTGAAGAATGTCTTGGGTTGGCAGCGACCAACACCTGGGCGCTGGTCATTCTTGATCTGTCATTGCCTGGACAAAGCGGCATGGAACTGCTCAAGTGGTTTAAGGCACGATGTCCCACGGTCCTGATTCTGGTCGTCAGCATGCATCCGGAGGATCAATTCATCGGACGAGTCTTGCGCGCCGGGGCGGCAGGCTATCTATCGAAAGAGACCGCCCCCGAAGAATTGGCCTGTGCGGT from Deltaproteobacteria bacterium carries:
- the miaA gene encoding tRNA (adenosine(37)-N6)-dimethylallyltransferase MiaA, producing the protein MSPDDSKLLILTGPTGVGKSALAVALAERIGGEIVSADSQQVYRECDIGTAKLPLAKRRAIPHHLIDVLAPNEACDAYRYVLLADQAIAAIRARGRVPIVVGGTGLYLKGLVSGLCDAPPRDATLRKNLEMRCHDEGVNTLHAELTRCDPETALQIHPGHSSRIIRALEVFHLTGQSITAFHRVHRGAQPRYPATWIGLMCPRAELRERIAARVAQQLACGWLAEVTRLLEQYGAETPIFRAIGYRELLAHLQQAVPWADTVARIVTATTQYAKRQMTFLRGIPKIAWHDVTDSESIIEIITRQQQAPD
- the mutL gene encoding DNA mismatch repair endonuclease MutL, with the translated sequence MAIQILPPDIANLIAAGEVVERPASIVKELVENALDAEATTIDVRLEEGGKRLIEVRDDGIGMSRDDAALAIERHATSKLRTAEDLAAIRTLGFRGEALPSIAAVSDFTMTTRLRGHAADGVRVQVRIPEILIEAVGAPEGTSVRVESLFGRVPARQKFLKSERTELGYIQEVLTRLALAVPQCRFTLVHGDRTLLRCHQRGDLQQRIAEIFGGTIATQLRPVSAEGIIQLTGCCGDPVLAKPGSAQLYLYVNGRAVRDRVLTHAVQQAYRTYIAPTDQPFAVLCLAVPPELVDVNVHPAKAEVRFVNPNAVHDFLYQALRRVLSETNAFRDLRESATLPPLASRVDSPTASAYSVRPPPSPIAVHEALSLYRAHEEPQRSRNEEIFRSLGQLAQTYLLFECPDGALLIVDQHAAHERVGYEQLRASYERGAIESQPLLQPLIIDLAPAEMAALEDATTLLQRAGLDVTTFGGTSVALQAIPTLLLGGDCTALLRAIAADLCAFGHSGALDERLDHLFATMACHRQLRAGDPVGELKALGLLQQLTDGASKDRCPHGRPTWVRIPQADIEKWFQRR
- a CDS encoding sensor histidine kinase, which encodes MGLNHASRILLCVLGAGLVAWLDFITGAEINISIFYLLPIAVVAWHYGRIAALGTAALAALIWRYMEHLSGPEYSSTAIAVWNVVVRFSYFSIAALALDVVHRQTILQTARTVQRATEDQLRLLAGRLHQGREEERIALARDVHDNFGQALTGLKLEVVALQRHTATADTTQQTALAAKFAGITQTIDGAINEVRRIATGLRPPVLDTMGLYAAIEWQARDFQARTGITCDCTVPKEEAARTPHAGIAVFRIVQEILTNIQRHANATRVVLLVYHTPEQTIFEVRDNGRGIRLQESESLQAIGLLGMRERAQGIGGLIAIEGIPEHGTTVRLTIPWKGAAHDTHPDRG
- a CDS encoding response regulator transcription factor — its product is MTRILIVDDHAVVRRGIRHLLETALADAVIDEAGSAEECLGLAATNTWALVILDLSLPGQSGMELLKWFKARCPTVLILVVSMHPEDQFIGRVLRAGAAGYLSKETAPEELACAVRDVLAGRIYVSPQARTNMDWLATPDTSYPLHHRLSDRELDVMLALANGKSVTEISQKLSLSVKTVSTYRSRILEKLGLTSNAELVRYVLQHDLIDS